CGAGTAGGAGTCGGCCTCACCGCGGTTGTCTTCGAGGAGACCACCGACCGTGACCGACACCGCTCCGTCCGCGCCGAGCGGGGACCAGATCAGGCGCGGCTCGATGCCGAGGACCTGCTCCCGAAGCTCGGGCTGGAACGGGAACCGGACGGCGACACCCGCCTCGCGGTCGACCTCATCCAGGAACGTGGCGTCGTCGTTGAGGCGGCGGTCGGTGATGCGGCCGTAGGCGAGGGTGTTCAGCGTGAGCGTCGGCGTGGCCTCGACCGTGAGGCGGGCGCCGGCCTAGGTCGCCCGGTTCTCGCCCTCGGTATCGGGGAGGGCGAGGTTGGCCGTCCGCTCGATCTCAGAGAACAGCTCGCCGGAGCCGTCGATGGGCAGGACGGAGACCGAGCCCTGGTCGAGCCGGACCGTCTGGGCCGTCACCGTGAGGCCGGCGCGGTCGCCGAGGTCGGCGTCGAGGCGGCCGAACCCGTCGATGAGCAGGCGGTCACCGCCGTCGCGCCAGCCGCTGGACGTCTCGGCCGTGAAGGCGCCAAAGGCGCGGACGGCCTGACCCGCCAGGGGACCTCCAGCCGTGAGGCGCGTGCGGCCCGTCGCGAACGAACCGCCGGAGAGATCTGCCGAGGCGCTGAACGTGGAGGGCGCCTCTCGCGTGATGACGTTGACCGCGCCGCCGATCCCATTGCGGCCGTAGAGCGCCGACGTGGGGCCGCGGACGACCTCGATCCGCTCGACGCCTTCGAGCGGGACCTGCTCGTAGTAGCTCTGCCCGTTGACGTTGACCTGCGGGATCCCGTCGATGAGGATGAGGACATCCGTGTTTTGGAGAATCCCGGCGTCACCGGCCCCCCGCATGCGGACGATCGGGAAGGCGCCTTCGGTGTACTCCTGCACGTAGACGCCCGTGACGCCGCGGAGCGCGTTGGCGGCCGTGACCGCGCCGCGCTCGGCGATGACCGTGGCGGGGCGGACGCTGATGGCCGCTGGCGCGCTCACGGCCCGCTCGGCCGTCCGGCTGGCGGTGACGACGACCTGGTTGAGCCCGAGGGCCGCGTCCGACAGCGTGACATCCACGGTGGTGGCCTGGCCGGCCTGGACGCTCACCACCTGCTCGACAGGCACGAACCCGACGAACCGGACGATGAGCACGACGTTGCCAACGGGGACCTCGTCGATCTGGTACTGACCGTCTCGGTCGGTGGTGGTCCCGAGCGGGGGGTCGTCGAGTTGAACGGTCGCGCCCGGCAGAGGCGCACCGCCGGCGTCGCGGACCGTGCCTTCGATGACGCCCGTCTGGGCGAGGGCGGGAGCGGCCACCAGGAGAGCCGCAAGGAGAAGAGAACGCATGGTGCGGTGGTGTTGGGGGGATGGATCAAGCAGAAACAGGGGCCTTCGCCCCGTGGACGTGGCCGAGGTAGAGCGCTTCCAGGTCGGTCGTCGGCAGGGCCTCGTGAGAGACCTCCTCGCGGAGCTGGCCGGCCACGAGCACGCCGACCCGCGTGGCGGTGTCCTTGACGCGGAAGAGGTCGTGCGTCGCCATGAGCACGGCGGCGCCGCTGTTCGCCAGCTGGCGCACGAGGCCCGAGAAC
This window of the Bacteroidota bacterium genome carries:
- a CDS encoding TonB-dependent receptor encodes the protein MRSLLLAALLVAAPALAQTGVIEGTVRDAGGAPLPGATVQLDDPPLGTTTDRDGQYQIDEVPVGNVVLIVRFVGFVPVEQVVSVQAGQATTVDVTLSDAALGLNQVVVTASRTAERAVSAPAAISVRPATVIAERGAVTAANALRGVTGVYVQEYTEGAFPIVRMRGAGDAGILQNTDVLILIDGIPQVNVNGQSYYEQVPLEGVERIEVVRGPTSALYGRNGIGGAVNVITREAPSTFSASADLSGGSFATGRTRLTAGGPLAGQAVRAFGAFTAETSSGWRDGGDRLLIDGFGRLDADLGDRAGLTVTAQTVRLDQGSVSVLPIDGSGELFSEIERTANLALPDTEGENRAT